From the genome of Coffea eugenioides isolate CCC68of unplaced genomic scaffold, Ceug_1.0 ScVebR1_23;HRSCAF=104, whole genome shotgun sequence, one region includes:
- the LOC113756593 gene encoding receptor kinase-like protein Xa21, which produces MNCQNLQYLDISQNNFNGIISPHFLQTHSSLIYMKIGENSFSGSLPPEVGKLIHLVDFNVSHNQLAGGMPISLADCSDLQNLFMQSNFFQGTIPPNLASWKSIEQLDLSSNNLTGPIPKELQKLQFLSYLNLSYNDIEGEIPNTGVFRNESQISLTGNNKLCGGIPELEFPPCPVIKGKTRGKLKVIILLSIVLPAALLVLGALLLYFLVYRKRERRMVAGFSSMPTRNNELLRLSYHELVRATSGFSPDNLIGSGNFGAVYKGRLGKYGNKLVAVKVLDLQKNGASKSFKAECKALRNIRHRNLVSIVSYCSSIDSKGDEFKAPIYELMENGNLDLWLHPSETTDQATSSRSLNLLQKLNIAIDVASALQYLHDHCEAEIVHCDLKPSNILLDNDLVAHVGDFGLARLLPKPVNTSSEQGTSSTIAIKGTTGYAAPEYGMGLAVSTQGDVYSYDILLLEMLTGRRPTDDIFVGDLDLHNYVNGALYEQVSETMNPLLFLEGDENRKITPGGKNSSGGKEMECIISLLKIGLKCSARLPNDRMHMNEVVRKLHLIKNVLLGLRVHQENLEV; this is translated from the exons ATGAACTGTCAAAATTTGCAATATCTGGATATATCTCAAAACAACTTCAATGGAATTATATCACCACATTTTCTGCAGACGCACTCATCACTGATTTACATGAAAATAGGTGAAAATTCGTTTAGTGGTTCTCTGCCTCCTGAAGTTGGAAAGCTTATACATTTGGTGGATTTCAATGTTTCCCACAACCAACTAGCTGGAGGTATGCCCATATCACTTGCTGACTGTTCAGATCTGCAGAATCTTTTTATGCAATCCAATTTTTTCCAAGGAACAATTCCACCAAATTTGGCTTCTTGGAAGAGCATCGAGCAATTAGacctttcaagtaataacttgACTGGACCAATACCAAAAGAACTTCAGAAGCTTCAGTTTTTGAGCTACTTAAATCTTTCCTACAACGACATTGAGGGTGAGATACCAAACACAGGAGTTTTCAGGAATGAAAGTCAAATATCATTGACTGGCAACAACAAACTCTGTGGAGGCATTCCAGAATTGGAGTTCCCACCTTGCCCAGTGATTAAAGGGAAAACCAGAGGAAAGCTTAAGGTTATCATATTGTTGTCCATTGTTTTACCAGCAGCGCTTCTGGTTCTCGGTGCATTGTTGTTATATTTCTTGGTATAtcgaaaaagagaaagaagaatgGTGGCCGGATTCTCTAGCATGCCCACAAGAAACAATGAGCTCTTACGGCTTTCTTACCATGAACTTGTTCGTGCAACTTCAGGATTTTCTCCAGACAACTTAATTGGTTCAGGAAATTTCGGAGCTGTCTACAAAGGAAGGCTAGGAAAATATGGCAATAAGCTTGTAGCAGTTAAAGTTCTTGATCTTCAAAAGAACGGAGCTTCGAAAAGTTTTAAGGCGGAGTGCAAAGCATTGAGAAATATTCGCCATAGAAACCTCGTTTCTATCGTGAGTTATTGTTCCAGTATTGATTCCAAGGGTGATGAATTCAAAGCTCCAATCTATGAGttgatggaaaatggaaatctGGACCTGTGGCTGCATCCTTCAGAGACAACTGATCAGGCAACAAGCTCAAGAAGTCTTAATCTTCTTCAGAAGCTAAATATTGCAATTGATGTGGCTTCAGCATTGCAATATCTTCACGACCACTGCGAAGCTGAGATTGTTCACTGTGATCTAAAACCAAGTAACATTCTTCTTGACAATGATCTTGTTGCTCATGTGGGTGATTTTGGATTGGCAAGGCTTCTCCCGAAACCCGTCAACACTTCTTCGGAGCAAGGAACCAGCAGTACTATTGCCATAAAAGGAACAACAGGTTACGCAGCTCCAG AGTATGGAATGGGTCTTGCGGTATCAACTCAGGGGGATGTCTACAGCTACGACATTCTTTTGCTAGAAATGCTTACAGGGAGGAGACCAACTGATGATATATTCGTGGGTGACCTGGATCTACATAATTATGTTAATGGGGCTTTATATGAACAAGTTTCTGAGACCATGAACCCATTGCTTTTTCTTGAAGGagatgaaaacagaaaaataactCCTGGAGGGAAAAATAGCAGTGGTGGAAAAGAGATGGAGTGCATTATTTCCCTACTGAAAATTGGACTGAAGTGCTCTGCAAGATTACCAAATGACAGGATGCATATGAATGAAGTTGTCAGAAAATTACATCTCATAAAGAATGTTTTACTTGGTCTGAGGGTACACCAAGAAAATCTTGAAGTTTGA
- the LOC113756578 gene encoding putative receptor-like protein kinase At3g47110, with product MWGFRSSTLANIFLLLLVAMSFSVNHVSAAKHFQNETDRLALLEFKKQIYDDPFGVLNSWNHSQHHCQWEGVTCSTRHQRVIALILRYKQLSGTISPHVGNLSFMRFIQLAENQFHGEIPQEFSRLKRLRVLNLSSNALGGKIPENLSYCAEMIAIDLTSNKLEGKIPIDQLSNLKKLEHFYLRTNNLTGEIPSSIGNLSSLIRISLDFNNLEGNLPMEMGLLKRLSIFSAAENKLSGIIPASIFNSSAITVISVADNSFHGNLPTNIGLTLPNLQVLYVGGNNLYGNFPTSITNASGLEILDLPYNKFAGQIPTNLGDLTQLKRANLNHNLFGNNSTGDLDFIASLTNCSNLRILSLSANTFGGNVTKIMANLSNQLTELFVGGNQLSGTIPEGFGNFVNLIQLGLELNSFSGIIPRDFGKLPNLQGLRLDHNDLSGQIVSTLCNNTNLYYLDLSFNQFEGGNVFDNVLMNCQNLQYLDISQNNFTGIISPHFLQTHSSLMYIKIGENLFSGSLPPEVGKLIHLVDFNVSHNQFAGDIPISLADCSNLENLFMQANFFKGTFPPNLASWKSIQQVDLSSNNLTGPIPKELEKLQYLRYLNLSYNNIEGEIPNTGIFSNASQISLIGNNKLCGGIPELEFPPCPVIKGKNRGKLKVVILLSIVLPATLLVLITVLLYILVYRKRERRLVAGFSSMPTGVDKLLRISYHELHRATSGFSSENLIGSGNFGAVYKGRLEKHGNMLVAVKVLDLRKNGASTSFKAECKALRNIRHRNLVSIVSYCSSIDSKDDEFKALVYELMENGNLDLWLHPETTDKPTSSRSLNLSQKLNIAIDVASALQYLHNHCEAEIVHCDLKPSNILLDNDLVAHVGDFGLARLLPKPVNRSSEKEGSSTIAIKGTIGYAAPEYGMGLTASTLGDVYSYGILLLEMITRRRPTDDMFMDELDLHNYVNRALPEQVCEIVEPLILCKAGDGNRRITPKRENINGGREMECVISLLKLGLKCSQRLPNDRMHMNEVVSKLHLIKDVFLGARVHQENLEV from the exons ATGTGGGGATTTCGCTCATCAACATTAGCAAACATTTTTCTCCTACTCTTAGTTGCCATGAGCTTTTCAGTAAACCATGTTTCAGCTGCAAAACATTTTCAAAATGAGACCGATCGACTTGCTCTGCTTGAATTCAAGAAGCAGATATATGATGACCCATTTGGAGTGCTGAATTCCTGGAACCATTCACAACACCATTGCCAGTGGGAAGGAGTCACCTGCAGTACTCGACATCAGAGGGTCATAGCCTTGATTCTAAGGTATAAGCAGTTGTCTGGAACCATATCTCCTCATGTCGGAAATCTAAGCTTCATGAGGTTCATCCAACTTGCGGAGAATCAATTCCATGGTGAGATTCCCCAAGAATTCAGTCGCCTCAAAAGGCTAAGAGTCTTGAACCTGTCAAGTAATGCACTCGGTGGAAAAATCCCAGAAAATCTGAGCTACTGCGCAGAGATGATAGCTATTGACCTAACCAGTAACAAGCTAGAAGGGAAGATTCCAATTGATCAGCTAagcaatttgaagaagcttgaacatttttatcttcgcACAAACAATTTGACAGGAGAGATTCCCTCTTCCATTGGGAACTTATCATCATTGATCCGAATCAGTCTCGACTTCAACAATCTAGAGGGAAATTTGCCCATGGAGATGGGGCTCTTGAAAAGGTTATCTATATTTTCAGCAGCAGAAAATAAACTATCTGGTATAATCCCTGCCTCCATCTTTAATAGTTCAGCCATTACTGTCATTTCAGTGGCCGACAATTCCTTTCATGGCAATCTCCCAACCAACATAGGTCTCACCCTACCAAATCTACAAGTGTTGTATGTCGGGGGGAACAACTTGTATGGAAACTTTCCAACTTCAATCACTAATGCTTCTGGGCTTGAGATACTTGATCTTCCCTATAATAAGTTCGCAggccaaattccaactaatttAGGAGATCTGACACAACTCAAAAGAGCTAATCTTAATCACAATCTCTTCGGCAATAATTCTACAGGAGATTTGGATTTTATTGCATCACTGACCAACTGCAGTAATCTAAGAATTCTGTCCTTGAGTGCCAATACATTTGGAGGTAATGTAACTAAAATCATGGCCAATCTCTCAAATCAACTCACTGAATTGTTCGTGGGAGGAAACCAACTGTCAGGAACCATTCCAGAAGGATTTGGAAACTTTGTCAACCTAATTCAACTTGGCCTTGAATTGAACTCTTTTTCAGGGATTATTCCAAGAGATTTTGGCAAGTTACCAAATTTGCAAGGATTGCGTCTGGACCATAATGACTTGTCAGGACAGATAGTCTCTACCCTATGCAACAACACCAATCTATACtatctggacttatcatttaaCCAGTTTGAAGGGGGCAATGTATTTGACAATGTTCTTATGAACTGTCAAAATTTGCAATATCTGGATATAtctcaaaacaacttcactggAATTATATCACCACATTTTCTGCAGACGCACTCATCACTGATGTACATCAAAATAGGTGAAAATTTGTTTAGTGGTTCTCTGCCTCCTGAAGTTGGAAAGCTTATACATTTGGTGGATTTCAATGTTTCCCACAATCAATTTGCTGGAGATATACCCATCTCACTTGCTGATTGTTCAAATCTGGAGAATCTTTTTATGCAGGCCAATTTTTTCAAAGGAACATTTCCACCAAATTTGGCTTCTTGGAAGAGCATCCAGCAAGTAGACCTTTCAAGTAATAATTTGACTGGACCAATACCAAAAGAACTTGAGAAGCTTCAATATTTGAGGTACTTAAACCTTTCCTACAACAACATCGAGGGCGAGATACCAAACACAGGAATTTTCAGCAATGCAAGTCAAATATCATTGATTGGCAACAACAAACTCTGTGGAGGCATTCCAGAATTGGAGTTCCCACCTTGCCCAGTGATTAAGGGGAAAAACAGAGGAAAGCTGAAGGTTGTCATATTGCTGTCCATTGTTTTACCGGCTACGCTTCTGGTTCTTATTACAGTGTTGTTATATATCTTGGTATAtcgaaaaagagaaagaagactGGTGGCCGGATTCTCTAGCATGCCTACAGGAGTCGATAAGCTCTTGCGAATTTCTTACCACGAACTTCATCGTGCAACTTCAGGATTTTCTTCAGAAAACTTAATTGGCTCAGGAAATTTTGGAGCTGTCTACAAAGGAAGGCTAGAAAAACATGGCAATATGCTTGTAGCAGTCAAAGTTCTTGATCTTCGAAAGAATGGGGCTTCCACAAGTTTTAAGGCCGAGTGCAAAGCATTGAGAAATATTCGCCATAGAAACCTTGTCTCTATCGTGAGTTATTGCTCCAGTATTGATTCCAAGGATGATGAATTCAAAGCTCTAGTCTATGAGttgatggaaaatggaaatctAGACCTGTGGCTGCATCCAGAGACAACTGATAAACCAACAAGCTCAAGAAGCCTTAATCTTTCTCAGAAGCTGAACATTGCAATTGATGTGGCTTCAGCATTGCAGTATCTTCACAACCACTGTGAAGCAGAGATTGTTCATTGTGATCTAAAACCAAGTAACATTCTTCTTGACAATGATCTTGTTGCACATGTGGGTGATTTTGGATTGGCAAGGCTTCTCCCGAAACCCGTCAACAGATCTTCCGAGAAAGAAGGCAGCAGTACTATTGCTATAAAAGGAACAATCGGTTACGCAGCCCCAG AATACGGAATGGGTCTTACGGCATCAACTCTTGGGGATGTCTATAGTTATGGGATTCTCCTGCTAGAGATGATCACTAGGAGGAGGCCAACTGATGATATGTTTATGGACGAGCTAGATCTGCATAACTATGTTAATAGGGCTCTGCCTGAACAAGTTTGTGAGATCGTGGAACCCTTGATTCTTTGCAAAGCAGGAGATGGAAACAGAAGAATAACTCCTAAAAGGGAAAATATCAATGGTGGAAGAGAGATGGAGTGTGTTATTTCCCTGTTAAAACTCGGCCTCAAATGCTCACAAAGATTGCCAAATGATCGGATGCACATGAATGAAGTTGTCAGCAAATTACATCTCATTAAGGATGTTTTTCTCGGTGCCAGGGTACATCAAGAAAATCTTGAAGTTTAA